Proteins found in one Microcella daejeonensis genomic segment:
- a CDS encoding ABC transporter permease codes for MTPFDLDGLVTFWSRRWDDILELMGEHLAVVLVSLAIAMVIGVVVGMLTWNRPIPSAIVIAAAGVALTIPSLALLALLIRPFGLGWTSTVIALTFYSLLPIVRNTIVGLREVPASVLESATGMGMGPVRRMLRIQLPIAWPIILTGVRVAAQLTIGIAAIAAYVAGPGLGSFIFNGLSSLGSKNALNFALTGTLGVILLALLVDAAFVQITRLTTSRGLRA; via the coding sequence GTGACCCCGTTCGATCTCGACGGCCTCGTGACCTTCTGGTCGCGCCGCTGGGACGACATCCTCGAACTGATGGGCGAGCACCTCGCCGTGGTCCTCGTCTCCCTCGCCATTGCCATGGTGATCGGCGTCGTCGTAGGCATGCTGACCTGGAACAGGCCCATCCCGAGCGCGATCGTCATCGCCGCCGCCGGGGTCGCTCTGACCATCCCCAGCCTCGCGCTCCTCGCGCTCCTCATCCGCCCGTTCGGGCTCGGGTGGACCAGCACCGTCATCGCCCTGACCTTCTACTCCCTGCTGCCGATCGTCCGCAACACGATCGTCGGGCTCCGCGAGGTGCCCGCGAGTGTTCTGGAATCGGCGACCGGCATGGGGATGGGTCCGGTCAGGCGCATGCTGCGGATCCAGCTTCCGATCGCGTGGCCGATCATCCTCACGGGCGTGCGGGTCGCCGCCCAGCTGACCATCGGCATCGCCGCCATCGCCGCTTACGTCGCCGGCCCCGGGCTCGGCAGCTTCATCTTCAACGGTCTGTCGTCGCTCGGATCGAAGAACGCCCTGAACTTCGCCCTCACCGGGACCCTCGGGGTCATCCTGCTGGCCCTCCTCGTCGACGCGGCCTTCGTCCAGATCACCCGTCTCACCACCTCAAGGGGACTCCGTGCCTGA
- a CDS encoding heavy metal translocating P-type ATPase yields MTDTLSAPAAPAPAPVQLELTGMTCASCANRIERGLNKVPGVEASVNYATEKATVRSVAGDEPLDVDALLAAVQKAGYGASLVVPREASAASRPAADAAGPDRDELAPLRRRLLISLVLTVPVVALSMIPALQFTNWQWLVLTLAAPVAVWGAWPFHRAAAVNARHGAATMDTLISVGVAAAFLWSLYALFLGEAGMAGMTMSMQLFGAPEAGAHEIYLEVAAAVTVFILAGRYMEARAKRESGAAMNALLDLAARDAIVLRDGVEVSVPVEQLQVNDRFIVRPGSTVATDGVVIEGQTSLDASLLTGESLPVDVEMDSRVTGGTVNVGGGRLVVEASRVGADTELARLARLVEEAQTGKARVQRLADRVSGVFVPVVILLSLGTLAGWLLLGGTVEQAFTAAVATLIIACPCALGLATPTALLVGTGRGSQLGILIKGPQVLEQTRRIDTIVLDKTGTITSGEMAVVAVTPLSASALDADALLALAAAAENGSEHPLARAVVAHAAERGLALPPVSGFTAHAGAGVSAEVDGHAVAIGRPAWLAEQWAITVPDAAAADLAAHESRGATPIAVAVDGSFAGLVVLADTVKASAALAVERFRALGLEPMLLTGDNAGAAAAVAAEVGIDASAVRASVTPTGKLDAIRALQAEGRVVAMVGDGVNDAAALAAADLGIAMGGGTDAAMAASDLTIVSGDLLVVADGIRLARRTLRTIVGNLFWAFGYNVAAIPVAMLGLLNPLLAGLAMALSSVFVVTNSLRLRGFRALPRP; encoded by the coding sequence ATGACCGACACGCTCTCCGCCCCCGCCGCCCCTGCTCCCGCCCCCGTGCAGCTCGAGCTCACGGGCATGACCTGCGCTTCGTGCGCCAACCGCATCGAACGCGGGCTCAACAAGGTGCCCGGGGTCGAGGCGAGCGTGAACTACGCCACCGAGAAGGCGACGGTGCGCTCCGTCGCCGGCGATGAGCCGCTCGATGTGGATGCCCTGCTCGCCGCCGTGCAGAAGGCCGGGTACGGCGCGAGCCTCGTGGTTCCGCGCGAGGCGAGCGCAGCATCCCGCCCCGCCGCCGACGCCGCCGGGCCGGATCGCGACGAGCTCGCCCCGCTGCGCCGCCGCCTGCTGATCTCGCTCGTGCTGACGGTGCCCGTGGTGGCGCTGTCGATGATCCCGGCGCTGCAGTTCACCAACTGGCAGTGGCTCGTGCTGACCCTCGCCGCACCCGTCGCGGTGTGGGGGGCGTGGCCGTTCCACCGGGCGGCGGCGGTCAACGCGCGGCACGGCGCCGCGACGATGGACACGCTCATCTCGGTCGGCGTCGCGGCGGCGTTCCTGTGGTCGCTGTACGCGCTGTTCCTCGGCGAGGCCGGCATGGCCGGCATGACGATGAGCATGCAGCTCTTCGGGGCGCCCGAGGCCGGTGCGCACGAGATCTACCTCGAGGTCGCGGCAGCGGTGACGGTCTTCATCCTCGCCGGGCGCTACATGGAGGCCCGGGCGAAGCGCGAGTCGGGGGCGGCGATGAACGCGCTGCTCGACCTCGCGGCGCGCGACGCGATCGTGCTGCGCGACGGCGTCGAGGTCTCGGTGCCCGTCGAGCAGCTGCAGGTCAACGACCGCTTCATCGTGCGGCCCGGCTCGACCGTCGCCACCGACGGCGTCGTCATCGAGGGGCAGACCTCGCTCGACGCCTCCCTGCTCACGGGCGAGTCGCTGCCCGTCGACGTCGAGATGGATTCGCGCGTCACGGGCGGCACCGTGAACGTCGGCGGCGGCCGGCTCGTCGTCGAGGCCTCGCGCGTCGGCGCCGACACCGAGCTCGCCCGCCTCGCCCGGCTCGTCGAGGAGGCGCAGACCGGCAAGGCCCGCGTGCAGCGGCTCGCCGACCGCGTCTCGGGCGTCTTCGTGCCCGTCGTCATCCTGCTCTCGCTCGGAACGCTGGCCGGCTGGCTGCTGCTCGGCGGCACCGTCGAGCAGGCCTTCACGGCCGCCGTCGCGACGCTCATCATCGCCTGCCCCTGCGCGCTCGGGCTCGCGACGCCGACCGCGCTGCTCGTCGGCACGGGGCGCGGCTCGCAGCTGGGCATCCTCATCAAGGGCCCGCAGGTGCTCGAGCAGACCCGCCGCATCGACACCATCGTGCTCGACAAGACGGGCACGATCACGAGCGGCGAGATGGCCGTCGTCGCGGTGACTCCTCTTTCCGCGTCGGCTCTCGATGCAGATGCCCTGCTCGCGCTCGCCGCGGCCGCCGAGAACGGCAGCGAGCACCCGCTCGCGCGCGCCGTCGTCGCGCACGCCGCCGAGCGCGGTCTCGCCCTGCCGCCCGTCTCGGGCTTCACCGCCCACGCGGGTGCCGGCGTCTCGGCGGAGGTCGACGGGCACGCGGTCGCCATCGGGCGCCCCGCCTGGCTCGCCGAGCAGTGGGCGATCACGGTTCCGGATGCCGCTGCCGCCGATCTCGCCGCGCACGAGTCGCGCGGCGCGACCCCCATCGCCGTGGCCGTCGACGGCTCGTTCGCCGGGCTCGTCGTGCTCGCCGACACCGTGAAGGCCTCGGCGGCGCTCGCGGTCGAGCGATTCCGGGCTCTCGGGCTCGAGCCGATGCTGCTGACGGGCGACAACGCCGGAGCGGCCGCGGCCGTGGCGGCCGAGGTCGGGATCGACGCCTCCGCCGTGCGGGCATCCGTCACCCCCACCGGCAAGCTGGACGCGATCCGCGCCCTGCAGGCCGAGGGCCGCGTCGTCGCGATGGTCGGCGACGGCGTCAACGATGCGGCGGCGCTCGCCGCTGCCGACCTCGGCATCGCGATGGGCGGCGGAACCGACGCCGCGATGGCGGCGAGTGATCTGACGATCGTCTCGGGCGATCTGCTCGTCGTCGCCGACGGCATCCGGCTCGCGCGCCGCACGCTGCGCACCATCGTCGGCAACCTGTTCTGGGCCTTCGGCTACAACGTCGCGGCCATCCCGGTCGCGATGCTCGGCCTGCTCAACCCGCTGCTCGCGGGGCTCGCGATGGCGCTGTCGAGCGTGTTCGTCGTGACGAACTCGCTGCGGCTGCGCGGGTTCCGGGCGCTGCCGCGGCCGTAG
- a CDS encoding aldehyde dehydrogenase family protein, with amino-acid sequence MDPQRSEPARAELRDDLGADLTALRSGAERWLRTPLAAKRSLLREVRASTLAAATDWVAAACAVKGIPTDSPAAGEEWTTGPYSVIGATLALEQTLAALEKGEQPLADRRVRRAAGDRLAVQAFPLRAKDAVLAGFGAEVWLRPGVSIEDARAGVARALRDPDRAPRVTLVLGAGNITGIPALDVLTALYQEASAAIVKLNPVNAAVGDAMRRAFAPFIDADVLRIVEGDHELGAELIAAPEVEHVHITGSRATHDAIVWGPGEQGEARRSAGTPLLGKPITSELGGVGPAIVVPDARPWSSAEIAEVARAIASQRLHNSGFNCIATQLVVLPAAWPQADALVAALRGQIALAPVRPAYYPGAAERRRAALEGHPDAVSLGGDPAVPRALVDHLVSADAEEPLFTTEVFGPVLGVVRLPGSAESAPFLDAAVAFANDRLAGTLSAGLIVHPRTQRALGPDLEAAIAALRYGTIAVNSWVGPIFGMPAATWGAFPGHTLDDVGSGIGVVHNALLLDPEHVERTVGRGPWRDRPTPLWDVRNATAHRTAEALTRFAARDDLAALPAGIAAVARYLRG; translated from the coding sequence ATGGACCCCCAACGGAGCGAGCCTGCGCGCGCCGAGCTCCGAGACGATCTCGGCGCGGATCTGACTGCCCTCCGCTCCGGCGCCGAGCGCTGGCTGCGCACGCCGCTCGCGGCGAAGCGATCGCTGCTGCGCGAGGTGCGGGCGTCGACGCTCGCGGCCGCCACCGACTGGGTCGCCGCCGCCTGCGCGGTCAAGGGCATCCCGACCGACAGCCCCGCGGCCGGCGAGGAGTGGACGACCGGCCCCTACTCCGTCATCGGCGCGACGCTCGCGCTCGAGCAGACGCTCGCCGCGCTCGAGAAGGGCGAGCAGCCCCTGGCCGATCGCCGTGTTCGCCGGGCTGCGGGCGATCGGCTCGCGGTGCAGGCGTTCCCGCTGCGGGCGAAGGACGCCGTTCTCGCCGGCTTCGGCGCCGAGGTCTGGCTGCGCCCCGGGGTGAGCATCGAGGATGCCCGCGCCGGCGTCGCCCGCGCCCTGCGCGACCCCGATCGCGCGCCCCGGGTGACCCTCGTGCTCGGGGCCGGCAACATCACGGGCATCCCCGCCCTCGACGTGCTCACCGCGCTGTACCAGGAGGCGAGCGCGGCGATCGTCAAGCTCAACCCCGTCAACGCCGCCGTCGGCGACGCGATGCGCCGGGCCTTCGCGCCGTTCATCGACGCCGACGTGCTGCGCATCGTCGAGGGCGATCACGAGCTGGGCGCCGAGCTCATCGCGGCGCCCGAGGTCGAGCACGTGCACATCACCGGCTCGCGCGCGACCCACGATGCGATCGTCTGGGGCCCGGGCGAGCAGGGCGAGGCGCGGCGGTCCGCCGGCACCCCGCTGCTGGGCAAGCCGATCACGAGCGAGCTCGGCGGCGTGGGCCCCGCGATCGTCGTGCCCGATGCGCGCCCGTGGTCGAGCGCCGAGATCGCCGAGGTCGCGCGGGCGATCGCCAGCCAGCGGCTGCACAACTCCGGCTTCAACTGCATCGCCACCCAGCTCGTCGTGCTGCCGGCCGCGTGGCCCCAGGCCGACGCGCTCGTCGCGGCGCTGCGCGGGCAGATCGCCCTCGCGCCCGTGCGGCCCGCCTACTACCCGGGTGCGGCCGAGCGCCGACGGGCGGCGCTGGAGGGACATCCCGACGCCGTCTCGCTCGGCGGCGACCCCGCCGTACCGCGCGCCCTCGTCGACCACCTCGTGAGCGCCGACGCCGAGGAGCCGCTGTTCACGACCGAGGTCTTCGGGCCCGTGCTCGGGGTCGTGCGGCTGCCGGGCTCCGCCGAGTCGGCGCCCTTCCTCGACGCCGCGGTCGCCTTCGCGAACGACCGCCTCGCCGGCACCCTCAGCGCCGGTCTGATCGTGCACCCGCGCACGCAGCGCGCCCTCGGCCCCGATCTCGAGGCGGCGATCGCGGCTCTGCGCTACGGCACGATCGCCGTGAACAGCTGGGTCGGCCCGATCTTCGGCATGCCGGCGGCGACCTGGGGCGCGTTCCCCGGCCACACGCTCGACGACGTCGGCAGCGGCATCGGCGTCGTGCACAACGCCCTGCTGCTCGACCCCGAGCACGTCGAGCGCACGGTGGGCCGTGGGCCCTGGCGCGACCGACCGACCCCGCTGTGGGACGTGCGCAACGCCACCGCCCATCGCACCGCCGAGGCCCTCACCCGCTTCGCCGCCCGCGACGACCTCGCGGCCCTGCCCGCCGGCATCGCGGCCGTCGCCCGCTATCTGAGGGGCTGA
- a CDS encoding IclR family transcriptional regulator, protein MPTTAGPQKPARRNAAGLQRDLDLLELLASPEGLSAGGLGVSRVAQLAGRDKAVISRTLATLADAGLVERDPETLQYRLGHQLYALAARTREAQLVTRALPYLRRVVRATHETTHLCVLRAGTVLTLVSEMSEYAFRGVGWEGVSTAAWNTSAGRVLVSGWTEQNLREWYSVHGHDRAITSPAAPTVPAFGASSPAEPIPGTSVVTDVEAFLAEITRIRRQGYAKVDEEFEAGVVGVSAPVFDFRGTVIAAFNVSAPKHRLAAHLDAAGRVVTSIARELSEQMGAPEGGARPAGA, encoded by the coding sequence ATGCCGACGACCGCAGGTCCGCAGAAGCCCGCCCGCCGCAACGCCGCGGGTCTGCAGCGCGATCTCGACCTGCTCGAACTCCTCGCCTCGCCGGAGGGCCTCTCTGCCGGCGGACTCGGCGTCAGTCGCGTCGCGCAACTCGCCGGCCGCGACAAGGCCGTCATCTCACGCACGCTGGCGACTCTCGCCGACGCCGGACTGGTCGAGCGCGACCCCGAGACCCTCCAGTACCGGCTTGGCCATCAGCTGTACGCGCTCGCCGCGCGCACGCGGGAGGCGCAGCTCGTCACTCGTGCCCTGCCTTACCTGCGTCGGGTGGTGCGCGCCACCCACGAGACGACCCACCTCTGCGTGCTGCGCGCCGGGACGGTGCTGACGCTCGTCAGCGAGATGAGCGAGTACGCATTCCGCGGCGTGGGGTGGGAGGGTGTGAGCACCGCCGCCTGGAACACCTCCGCGGGCCGCGTACTGGTCTCCGGCTGGACGGAGCAGAACCTCCGCGAGTGGTACTCGGTGCACGGGCACGACCGGGCGATCACGAGCCCGGCCGCCCCAACCGTCCCCGCGTTCGGTGCGTCCTCCCCCGCGGAGCCGATCCCGGGCACCTCCGTCGTGACCGATGTCGAGGCCTTCCTCGCCGAGATCACCCGCATCCGTCGCCAGGGCTACGCGAAGGTCGACGAGGAGTTCGAGGCGGGCGTCGTCGGCGTTTCTGCCCCCGTCTTCGACTTCCGCGGCACCGTGATCGCAGCCTTCAATGTCAGCGCGCCCAAACACCGGTTGGCCGCGCACCTCGACGCCGCCGGGCGCGTCGTCACCTCGATAGCACGCGAGCTCTCGGAGCAGATGGGCGCTCCCGAGGGCGGAGCGCGGCCGGCCGGGGCCTGA
- a CDS encoding lycopene cyclase family protein, with translation MTNVDLAILGGGAAGLALARRLAAAGTGLHVIVIEPRERYTDDRSWGFWSRGAHDHSALVTASWDAWSWQSDGGARSGSVAHTTPGARYELLRAADVAAHALAAIASSPSVELRLGVHAERVEARAGGGLRILTDDRDAAHREITARWVVDTRPRPADALLYQCFAGSEVQHGGRLDLAALGMTTGTAGLMTGMTSDADGFGFTYVLPLDATTALVEWTRFSGHPLPAARLAAERDARLAALGIAPADGGVVVREEAGTLRMGRVEPPDAAEPGAAADPPGLVRAGAAGGALRDATGYGFQRIERWAEACAAALLRGEPPVAHPEEPWARRQMDRIFLQALRAHPERAPEFFTALARRVPAASLMRFLTDAARPGDLARIILALPKLPFLAEIPDRRRALVARATEERAAMRAAARLARRRPTESAGSGAAPTRSTRARHPQPARA, from the coding sequence GTGACGAACGTCGACCTCGCCATCCTCGGAGGCGGGGCCGCGGGGCTGGCCCTCGCCCGACGGCTCGCAGCCGCCGGAACGGGTCTGCACGTCATCGTGATCGAGCCGCGCGAGCGGTACACCGACGACCGCAGCTGGGGCTTCTGGAGCCGCGGCGCCCATGACCACTCGGCCCTCGTCACCGCGAGCTGGGATGCCTGGAGCTGGCAGAGCGACGGCGGCGCGCGCTCCGGCTCGGTGGCGCACACCACCCCCGGCGCGCGCTACGAGCTCCTGCGCGCGGCCGACGTGGCGGCGCACGCGCTCGCCGCCATCGCGTCGAGCCCGAGCGTCGAGCTGCGGCTCGGCGTGCACGCCGAGAGGGTCGAGGCGCGCGCCGGCGGGGGCCTGCGCATCCTCACCGACGACCGCGACGCCGCACACCGCGAGATCACCGCCCGCTGGGTCGTCGACACCCGCCCGCGCCCCGCCGACGCCCTGCTCTACCAGTGCTTCGCCGGCAGCGAGGTGCAGCACGGCGGCAGGCTCGACCTCGCCGCGCTCGGCATGACGACGGGCACGGCCGGGCTCATGACCGGCATGACGAGCGACGCCGACGGCTTCGGATTCACCTACGTGCTGCCGCTCGACGCGACCACGGCCCTCGTCGAGTGGACGCGCTTCAGCGGCCACCCGCTGCCCGCCGCCCGCCTCGCCGCCGAACGGGATGCCCGTCTCGCCGCCCTCGGGATCGCCCCCGCCGACGGGGGCGTCGTCGTGCGCGAGGAGGCCGGGACCCTGCGCATGGGCCGGGTCGAGCCCCCCGACGCCGCCGAGCCCGGAGCCGCCGCCGACCCGCCGGGCCTCGTGCGCGCCGGAGCCGCCGGCGGGGCGCTGCGCGACGCGACCGGCTACGGCTTCCAGCGCATCGAGCGCTGGGCCGAGGCCTGCGCCGCGGCCCTGCTGCGGGGCGAGCCGCCCGTCGCGCACCCCGAGGAGCCCTGGGCGCGCCGGCAGATGGACCGCATCTTCCTGCAGGCCCTGCGCGCGCATCCCGAGCGCGCGCCCGAGTTCTTCACGGCCCTCGCCCGACGGGTGCCCGCCGCGAGCCTCATGCGCTTCCTCACCGACGCCGCCCGACCGGGCGACCTCGCGCGCATCATCCTCGCACTGCCGAAGCTGCCCTTCCTCGCCGAGATCCCCGACCGGCGCCGAGCGCTCGTCGCCCGCGCGACCGAGGAGCGGGCGGCGATGCGCGCGGCTGCCCGGCTCGCGCGGCGCAGGCCCACCGAGTCCGCGGGCTCGGGCGCCGCTCCGACGCGGTCGACCCGCGCACGGCACCCGCAGCCGGCCCGCGCATGA
- a CDS encoding glycoside hydrolase family 26 protein translates to MSRRPIFRTRALAVLAVGALLTALGACSTSEGSGRAIAEERCPADAASLVPTDGALFGVNLDWGTETLAELSGALGRTPAVAVVFSELPLTAENRTNLVLAAEQARGENSSLLLTLEPRAGLAAVTPAVAEDLAVLLHEISATGVPVTVRYAHEMNGSWYAWGQQPIAYVASFRLLAAALDEGAPGTTMMWAPNYGGGYPFAGGEFETTRTDLPFRILDTDDDGILSMADDPYAPYYPGDDVVDWVGMSLYHWGSVHPWGENEIAEPTKFAQQLIGEYDGLGGDDRALPDFYGQYAERAGKPLAIPETAAFVTADAPADLALDIKRSWWTQVLSAETAARFPALAMINWFEWNKFEVEVGGDVDWTIARDDATLSAFTRELPTWLRFAPEADPCAAPAS, encoded by the coding sequence GTGTCACGTCGCCCAATCTTCCGCACCCGTGCGCTCGCCGTGCTCGCGGTCGGTGCCCTGCTCACGGCGCTCGGCGCATGCAGCACCTCCGAGGGCTCGGGCAGGGCGATCGCCGAGGAGCGGTGCCCGGCCGATGCCGCCTCGCTCGTCCCGACCGATGGCGCCCTCTTCGGCGTCAACCTCGACTGGGGCACCGAGACCCTCGCGGAGCTGTCGGGAGCGCTCGGCAGGACTCCGGCGGTCGCCGTGGTGTTCTCGGAGCTGCCGCTCACCGCGGAGAACCGCACGAACCTCGTCCTCGCGGCGGAGCAGGCCAGGGGCGAGAACTCGTCGCTGCTGCTGACGCTCGAGCCCCGCGCCGGCCTGGCCGCCGTGACGCCGGCGGTCGCCGAAGACCTGGCCGTGCTGCTGCACGAGATCTCCGCGACCGGCGTGCCCGTCACCGTGCGGTACGCCCACGAGATGAACGGCTCCTGGTACGCCTGGGGTCAGCAGCCCATCGCGTACGTGGCCTCGTTCCGCCTCCTCGCGGCGGCGCTCGACGAGGGCGCCCCCGGGACCACGATGATGTGGGCGCCGAACTACGGCGGCGGCTACCCCTTCGCCGGCGGCGAGTTCGAGACGACGCGCACCGATCTGCCGTTCCGCATCCTCGACACCGACGACGACGGCATCCTGTCGATGGCCGACGACCCCTACGCGCCCTACTACCCCGGCGACGACGTCGTCGACTGGGTCGGCATGTCGCTCTACCACTGGGGGTCGGTGCACCCCTGGGGCGAGAACGAGATCGCCGAGCCGACGAAGTTCGCCCAGCAGCTGATCGGGGAGTACGACGGCCTCGGCGGTGACGACCGCGCCCTGCCCGACTTCTACGGGCAGTACGCGGAGCGGGCGGGCAAGCCGCTGGCCATCCCCGAGACGGCCGCCTTCGTGACGGCGGATGCCCCGGCCGACCTCGCGCTGGACATCAAGCGCTCGTGGTGGACCCAGGTGCTCAGCGCCGAGACCGCCGCCCGGTTCCCCGCTCTCGCGATGATCAACTGGTTCGAGTGGAACAAGTTCGAGGTCGAGGTCGGCGGCGACGTCGACTGGACGATCGCGCGCGACGACGCGACGCTCTCGGCCTTCACGCGCGAACTGCCGACCTGGTTGCGCTTCGCGCCCGAGGCCGACCCCTGCGCCGCCCCGGCGTCGTGA
- a CDS encoding heavy-metal-associated domain-containing protein: MDTQQTPRLNLLGDTSASGGGCCGGGSCACGGGTAGAEATATEAEQTGTYREPAPLADTITGAPDPATFRMSNAGSATSRTSGIGNGTAAPTSTQEFLVTGMTCGHCVASVKEEVGALDGIADVEVVLKKGGASRVTVTSAAPVDESAVRAAVEEAGYQLA; encoded by the coding sequence ATGGACACTCAGCAGACCCCTCGACTCAACCTTCTCGGCGACACCTCGGCCTCCGGCGGCGGATGCTGCGGCGGCGGATCCTGCGCGTGCGGCGGCGGCACCGCCGGCGCCGAGGCGACGGCGACCGAGGCGGAGCAGACCGGCACCTACCGCGAGCCCGCTCCCCTCGCCGACACCATCACCGGCGCCCCCGACCCCGCGACCTTCCGCATGTCGAACGCGGGCTCGGCGACGTCGCGCACGAGCGGCATCGGCAACGGCACCGCGGCGCCCACCAGCACGCAGGAGTTCCTCGTCACCGGCATGACCTGCGGGCACTGCGTCGCGAGCGTCAAGGAGGAGGTCGGCGCGCTCGACGGCATCGCCGACGTCGAGGTCGTGCTCAAGAAGGGCGGCGCCTCGCGCGTCACCGTCACCTCCGCGGCTCCCGTCGACGAGAGCGCCGTGCGCGCCGCCGTCGAGGAGGCCGGCTACCAGCTGGCCTGA
- a CDS encoding FAD-dependent oxidoreductase, protein MLRSRTPSAPGPRHHDVLVIGSGFGGSVAALRLAEKGYRVAVLEAGRRFADAEHARTSWNLRRFLWAPRLGLTGIQRIHLLDDVLVLAGAGVGGGSLVYANTLYRPASDAFYRDPQWARITDWKAELDPYYDQASRMLGVVENPTETPADAIMRAVADDLGVGDSFRLTPVGVHFGAGPGVIAPDPYFGGAGPDRAGCLQCGECMTGCRHNAKNTLVKNYLPLAEKAGATVHALTTVVRLAPRSEGGYVVTTRATGRGRRTEQTWTADEVVLAAGAWGTQQLLHRMRLEGHLPGLSPRLGELTRTNSESLGGASTALTHARSVDFTRGVAITSSVHLDEHTHLEPCRYGHGSNAMALLATLMVDGDGRGPRWLRWLGQLVRHPGRAASLLFGIGSWSRRTVVGLVMQSRDNSITVRGERGAFGRFRLRSSQGHGEPNPTWIPLANRAYALMATHMRGFPQSGLSEVVNVPMTAHFLGGCPIGDSPETGVIDSYHRVYGHPGLHVLDGAAVSANLGVNPSLTITAQAERAVALWPNHGDEDARPALGVAYAPVPPVAPRSPVVPASASGALRLPGAPVAVTMPRVRARP, encoded by the coding sequence ATGCTCCGCTCCCGCACCCCGAGCGCCCCCGGGCCGCGCCACCACGACGTGCTCGTCATCGGCTCGGGCTTCGGCGGCTCCGTCGCCGCGCTGCGCCTGGCCGAGAAGGGCTACCGCGTCGCGGTGCTCGAAGCGGGTCGCCGCTTCGCGGACGCCGAGCACGCCCGCACGAGCTGGAACCTGCGCCGGTTCCTCTGGGCGCCGCGCCTCGGCCTCACGGGCATCCAGCGCATCCACCTGCTCGACGACGTGCTCGTGCTGGCCGGTGCGGGGGTCGGCGGCGGCTCGCTCGTCTACGCGAACACGCTCTACCGGCCGGCCAGCGACGCCTTCTACCGCGACCCGCAGTGGGCGCGCATCACCGACTGGAAGGCCGAGCTCGACCCCTACTACGACCAGGCGAGCCGCATGCTCGGCGTCGTCGAGAACCCGACCGAGACGCCCGCCGACGCGATCATGCGGGCGGTCGCGGACGACCTCGGGGTCGGCGACTCGTTCCGGCTGACGCCGGTCGGGGTGCACTTCGGCGCCGGCCCCGGCGTCATCGCGCCCGACCCGTACTTCGGCGGCGCGGGGCCCGACCGTGCCGGCTGCCTGCAGTGCGGCGAGTGCATGACCGGCTGCCGGCACAACGCGAAGAACACCCTCGTGAAGAACTATCTGCCGCTCGCCGAGAAGGCCGGCGCCACCGTGCACGCCCTGACGACGGTCGTGCGGCTCGCGCCGCGATCCGAGGGCGGATACGTCGTGACCACGCGGGCGACCGGGCGCGGGCGCCGCACCGAGCAGACCTGGACGGCCGACGAGGTCGTCCTCGCCGCCGGCGCCTGGGGCACGCAGCAGCTGCTGCACCGGATGCGCCTCGAGGGGCATCTGCCGGGGCTGTCGCCGCGGCTGGGCGAGCTCACCCGCACCAATTCGGAGTCGCTCGGCGGAGCATCCACCGCCCTGACGCACGCGCGCAGCGTCGACTTCACGCGCGGCGTCGCGATCACGAGCTCGGTGCACCTCGACGAGCACACCCACCTCGAGCCCTGCCGCTACGGCCACGGCTCGAACGCGATGGCGCTGCTCGCGACCCTCATGGTCGACGGCGACGGGCGCGGCCCGCGCTGGCTGCGCTGGCTCGGGCAGCTCGTGCGCCACCCCGGCCGCGCCGCCTCGCTGCTGTTCGGCATCGGCAGCTGGTCGCGCCGCACGGTCGTCGGTCTCGTCATGCAGAGCCGCGACAACTCGATCACCGTGCGCGGCGAGCGCGGGGCCTTCGGGCGGTTCCGGCTGCGATCGTCGCAGGGTCACGGCGAGCCCAACCCGACCTGGATCCCCCTCGCCAACCGCGCCTACGCGCTCATGGCCACCCACATGCGCGGGTTCCCGCAGTCGGGCCTCAGCGAGGTGGTGAACGTGCCGATGACGGCGCACTTCCTCGGCGGATGCCCGATCGGCGACTCCCCCGAGACCGGCGTGATCGACTCCTACCACCGGGTCTACGGCCACCCCGGGCTGCACGTGCTCGACGGCGCGGCCGTCTCGGCGAACCTCGGCGTCAACCCCTCGCTGACGATCACCGCCCAGGCGGAGCGCGCCGTCGCGCTGTGGCCGAATCACGGCGACGAGGATGCCCGGCCCGCGCTCGGCGTCGCCTACGCCCCCGTGCCGCCCGTCGCCCCGCGGTCGCCCGTGGTGCCGGCCTCGGCGAGCGGAGCCCTGCGCCTCCCCGGCGCGCCGGTCGCCGTGACGATGCCGCGGGTGCGGGCGCGGCCGTAG